From the genome of Cytobacillus firmus, one region includes:
- a CDS encoding LysM peptidoglycan-binding domain-containing protein produces the protein MKKQIVTIAAAAMLSSAFASQASADTYTVKKGDTLFHLAIKYKTTVTDIKKANNLSSDFLSINQKLEIPGAAAAEKPESNQPSGGTTAPAPANPAKTYTVKSGDTLSKIALSHNISLKDLMSWNGLSTHLIYPGQVFKVSKSAGNTSGDSQGQTGSAPAPSAPSNGSSSEIYVVKKGDTLSGIAAKYKTTVQQIKAWNTLSSDLILIGQKLNLSASKGSNESVSSGKPGNNDQTDNGTASSVLAEAQKHVGVPYQWGGQTPSGFDCSGFIYYVLKQTGSKMGRYSSEGYYSRSFYVNTPQPGDLVFFENTYKKGISHLGFYVGNNKFIHAGSSGVEVSSLDNSYWKKHFDGFKRLY, from the coding sequence TGCTGCAGCAATGCTCTCTTCAGCCTTTGCCTCTCAGGCTTCCGCCGATACATATACAGTTAAAAAAGGGGATACCCTGTTTCACCTGGCTATTAAATATAAAACGACTGTTACAGATATTAAAAAAGCCAATAATTTAAGTTCCGATTTTCTATCAATCAATCAAAAACTTGAAATACCAGGGGCAGCAGCAGCAGAGAAGCCTGAATCCAATCAGCCATCAGGCGGAACCACAGCACCTGCACCAGCTAATCCGGCTAAAACTTATACCGTTAAAAGCGGGGATACTCTATCTAAAATTGCCTTAAGTCATAATATTAGTTTAAAAGATTTAATGAGCTGGAATGGTCTTAGCACACACTTGATCTACCCTGGACAAGTCTTTAAAGTTTCAAAGTCTGCTGGTAATACCTCAGGCGATTCTCAAGGGCAGACAGGTTCAGCACCTGCACCGTCAGCACCTTCTAATGGCAGCAGCTCAGAGATATATGTTGTTAAAAAAGGGGATACACTAAGCGGCATTGCTGCTAAGTATAAGACTACTGTTCAGCAGATTAAAGCGTGGAATACGCTAAGTTCTGATTTAATTCTGATTGGACAAAAGCTAAACTTAAGTGCAAGCAAGGGCTCCAATGAATCTGTTTCCAGTGGAAAGCCTGGCAATAATGATCAAACAGACAATGGAACAGCATCATCGGTTTTAGCTGAAGCCCAAAAGCATGTTGGTGTCCCTTATCAATGGGGCGGCCAAACTCCTTCAGGCTTTGACTGCAGCGGGTTCATTTATTATGTTCTAAAGCAGACAGGCTCCAAAATGGGACGCTACTCTTCTGAAGGATACTACAGCCGTTCTTTTTACGTGAATACGCCGCAGCCTGGCGATTTAGTATTTTTTGAGAATACATATAAAAAAGGCATTTCTCACTTAGGCTTCTATGTTGGAAATAATAAATTTATCCATGCCGGCTCCTCGGGCGTTGAAGTTTCCAGTCTGGATAATTCGTATTGGAAGAAACATTTTGATGGATTTAAACGATTATACTAG
- a CDS encoding efflux RND transporter periplasmic adaptor subunit has protein sequence MTWKIRLLVGAVVLFLACNIILLFLKDDKINRTYHADEWTAVKKQDLLETMPAKGVLAPKEEQHFYYENSAGTFKGFLVEKGDEVQQGTGLFEYSPDDLTLAKEEFQIEKEKLENEQDNLESHIDDLESMQRTLTSAPVEEDQPNPNVYMIQTLERDIYEKELQISRIDSEIEKYEDLIEAADESLLQLTVESEIDGTVKSIKHDLTNPVVTVISNEQKVTGILSEQEIKIATEGMKVFITPEGSNKKINGTVEKILNHPTSEPHAETESRYEFSIVLDESNELESFHGEHVDVRIVTNEVLDTLTVPTEAVKKAKKGHYTYAIQTNGRVDRKKIELGLKIHQTQEVKEGVEKGELVLLERPPFLKSGFPFITSVEPGKLKKKDFEELRKKEILKYTARGFLSR, from the coding sequence ATGACTTGGAAAATAAGGTTATTAGTAGGTGCCGTGGTTCTTTTTTTGGCATGTAATATCATCCTGCTATTTCTTAAAGATGATAAAATAAACAGGACTTACCATGCTGACGAATGGACTGCAGTAAAAAAACAGGATCTTCTTGAAACTATGCCAGCAAAAGGCGTATTGGCTCCCAAAGAAGAACAGCATTTTTACTATGAAAATTCGGCTGGTACATTCAAAGGGTTTTTGGTCGAAAAAGGCGATGAAGTTCAGCAGGGTACAGGGTTATTTGAATATTCCCCGGATGACCTTACACTCGCAAAGGAAGAATTCCAAATTGAAAAGGAAAAGCTGGAAAACGAACAAGATAATCTTGAGAGCCATATAGATGATTTGGAAAGTATGCAAAGAACCCTTACTAGTGCACCCGTGGAAGAGGACCAGCCAAATCCGAATGTTTATATGATCCAAACACTTGAACGGGACATTTATGAAAAGGAGCTGCAGATTAGCAGAATCGATAGTGAAATTGAAAAGTACGAGGATTTGATTGAGGCTGCTGATGAAAGCCTTTTGCAGTTAACTGTAGAAAGTGAAATTGACGGGACAGTAAAAAGCATAAAGCATGATCTCACTAATCCTGTAGTAACGGTCATTTCAAATGAGCAGAAAGTTACAGGGATTCTTTCGGAGCAGGAAATTAAAATAGCTACAGAAGGGATGAAGGTGTTTATCACACCGGAGGGCAGCAATAAAAAGATAAATGGAACGGTTGAAAAGATTTTAAACCATCCTACTTCAGAACCGCATGCAGAAACTGAGAGCCGTTATGAATTTTCCATCGTTTTAGATGAATCAAACGAGCTCGAAAGCTTTCACGGTGAGCATGTAGATGTCCGAATCGTAACGAATGAAGTGCTGGATACCCTGACTGTTCCGACGGAAGCGGTTAAAAAGGCGAAGAAAGGCCATTATACATATGCGATCCAGACAAATGGCCGGGTGGATAGAAAAAAAATCGAGTTAGGCCTCAAAATCCATCAGACCCAGGAAGTGAAGGAAGGGGTTGAGAAAGGAGAGCTTGTTCTCTTGGAAAGGCCCCCATTTTTGAAATCAGGATTTCCATTTATTACATCAGTTGAACCGGGCAAATTAAAAAAGAAAGACTTTGAGGAGTTAAGAAAGAAGGAAATTCTGAAGTATACTGCTAGAGGATTTCTTTCAAGATAG
- a CDS encoding penicillin-binding transpeptidase domain-containing protein has product MKKVLFFVFAALVLAALSGCNKEIKPQDRFSQYVEHWNKQEFEKMYEFLSEDAKQSISKKDFAARYEKVYKDLEIDNLKVTYKPDMEKEYKKEEKASFPFSASMDSAAGKIEFTHDAKLVKEEAKEEDNWFVAWDTTYIFPELGPEDKISYSTVPAQRGDIVDRTGDPLALNGTLYEIGVVPEQMGDQKEQTIKGLSAALGMSEEQINKSLNASWVQPGYFVPIKKVSPDDQETLSKVFTLKGVLKQDIKGRVYPMGESAAHLIGYVGTITADEMKEREGYSSTDIIGKRGLEQVLEERLKGTNGIKIGIKKKDGSEVVLAEKPVENGETIQLTIDMNLQRSLYTELGGKPGTASAIDPVTGNTLALVSSPSFDPNQASLGFTADEWKAIEANKDMPLLTRFKQTYAPGSVMKPLTAAIGLTEGTLTLDETIKVNGLQWQKDTSWGGYKVTRVKDPGGPVNFEKAMMYSDNIYFAQQALELGKEKFSAGLKKFGFEEEIPYAFPLEQSKIGGLDTEILLADSGYGQGQVEMSIVHLAASYTPFINKGSMIKPVLLEEEEKGQVLKESIMSEETASTVAAAMAKVIQDPSGTGRAALMKDYPLAGKTGTAELKKSADEKGQENGLFVAYNPQSPKLLIAMMIEGVEKSGGSKVVVEKVKKVFEEHKGRF; this is encoded by the coding sequence ATGAAAAAGGTCTTGTTTTTTGTTTTTGCAGCCCTGGTTTTGGCCGCTTTGAGCGGGTGCAATAAGGAGATTAAGCCGCAGGATCGCTTTTCGCAGTATGTGGAGCACTGGAATAAGCAGGAGTTTGAGAAAATGTATGAATTCCTGTCAGAGGATGCGAAGCAGTCGATCAGCAAAAAGGATTTTGCAGCCCGCTATGAAAAGGTCTACAAGGATTTAGAGATAGATAATCTGAAGGTAACATACAAGCCGGATATGGAAAAGGAATACAAAAAAGAAGAGAAGGCGAGTTTTCCTTTTTCAGCAAGCATGGACAGTGCTGCCGGCAAAATTGAGTTTACTCATGATGCCAAGCTTGTGAAGGAAGAAGCGAAAGAGGAAGACAATTGGTTTGTTGCCTGGGATACGACTTATATTTTCCCGGAGCTGGGGCCAGAGGATAAAATCAGCTATTCCACTGTTCCGGCACAGCGCGGGGATATTGTGGACCGGACAGGTGACCCGCTTGCCTTAAATGGCACCCTTTATGAAATCGGTGTCGTTCCTGAACAGATGGGTGACCAGAAGGAACAGACCATCAAAGGTTTGTCTGCTGCATTGGGAATGTCAGAAGAGCAGATTAATAAAAGCTTGAACGCCAGCTGGGTGCAGCCAGGATACTTTGTGCCTATTAAAAAGGTGTCCCCGGATGATCAGGAAACGCTTAGCAAGGTGTTCACACTAAAAGGCGTCCTGAAGCAGGATATCAAAGGCAGAGTCTATCCAATGGGTGAGTCAGCAGCCCATCTTATCGGATATGTTGGAACAATCACAGCAGATGAAATGAAAGAGCGTGAAGGCTATTCAAGCACCGATATAATCGGTAAGAGAGGACTTGAACAGGTCCTAGAAGAACGATTAAAAGGGACAAACGGAATCAAAATCGGAATTAAAAAGAAAGACGGTTCCGAAGTTGTTCTCGCTGAAAAGCCGGTAGAGAACGGTGAAACGATTCAGCTTACCATTGATATGAATCTGCAGAGATCTCTTTACACTGAACTGGGAGGAAAACCGGGAACTGCTTCAGCGATCGATCCGGTAACCGGAAATACACTGGCACTCGTCAGCAGCCCGAGCTTCGACCCGAACCAGGCGTCACTCGGTTTTACCGCGGATGAATGGAAGGCGATTGAAGCGAATAAGGACATGCCGCTTCTCACACGTTTTAAGCAAACCTATGCGCCAGGTTCCGTGATGAAGCCGCTGACAGCAGCAATCGGATTGACAGAGGGGACATTAACGCTTGATGAAACGATTAAAGTGAACGGCCTCCAATGGCAGAAAGACACTTCATGGGGCGGCTATAAAGTCACTCGTGTCAAAGATCCAGGTGGGCCGGTTAACTTTGAAAAAGCGATGATGTATTCGGATAATATCTATTTTGCCCAGCAGGCGCTTGAACTGGGAAAAGAAAAGTTCTCAGCCGGCCTCAAGAAATTCGGGTTTGAAGAGGAAATTCCATACGCATTCCCATTGGAACAATCCAAGATTGGCGGTTTGGATACTGAAATCCTGCTCGCTGATTCGGGCTACGGCCAGGGCCAGGTCGAAATGAGCATTGTCCATCTCGCAGCGTCATACACACCTTTTATCAATAAAGGCTCCATGATCAAGCCTGTACTCCTGGAAGAAGAGGAAAAGGGGCAGGTGCTGAAAGAATCTATCATGAGTGAAGAAACAGCCAGCACGGTCGCAGCCGCAATGGCCAAAGTAATCCAGGATCCAAGCGGAACAGGACGTGCAGCGCTTATGAAAGACTACCCGCTGGCCGGGAAAACCGGAACAGCAGAACTGAAGAAAAGTGCGGATGAAAAAGGACAGGAAAATGGCCTGTTCGTTGCCTACAATCCGCAATCTCCTAAGCTGCTCATCGCGATGATGATAGAGGGAGTTGAAAAAAGCGGCGGGTCAAAAGTGGTCGTGGAGAAAGTAAAGAAGGTATTTGAGGAACATAAAGGGCGGTTTTAA
- a CDS encoding tartrate dehydrogenase, which produces MKHWKIALIPGDGIGPEVVAEGVKVLKKMEELDPGLSFSFTEFPWGCEYYLDNGKMMADDGIHQLKEFDAIYLGAVGYPGVPDHISLWDLLLKIRKEFDQYVNIRPIKLLHPELTPLKNKGEKEIDFLVIRENSEGEYAGAGDWLFKGKPEEVVLQTGVFSRKGTERIIRYAYEEARKQKKTLTSISKANALNYSMVFWDEVFIEVGKEYPDVKTYSYLVDAASLYFVQQPERFEIVVTSNLFGDILTDLGAAITGGLGLAAGANINPEREFPSMFEPIHGSAPDIAGKGLANPLAAIWSVSQMMDHFGEPAWGTAILKTMKELLHHKSALTPDLGGKASTDQLGNEFMNLLSSHAPVTVKSPSSGVK; this is translated from the coding sequence ATGAAGCATTGGAAAATTGCGCTGATCCCTGGGGATGGAATCGGCCCGGAGGTTGTGGCAGAAGGAGTGAAAGTGTTAAAAAAAATGGAGGAGCTGGATCCCGGTCTATCTTTTTCGTTTACGGAGTTCCCGTGGGGCTGCGAGTATTATTTGGATAATGGAAAGATGATGGCTGATGATGGGATTCACCAACTAAAAGAATTTGATGCGATCTATTTAGGGGCAGTAGGCTACCCTGGTGTACCGGACCATATTTCACTGTGGGACCTGCTTCTGAAGATCCGGAAGGAATTTGATCAGTATGTAAACATTCGTCCTATTAAACTTCTGCACCCGGAGCTGACACCGCTTAAAAACAAAGGGGAAAAAGAGATCGACTTTCTGGTGATACGGGAGAATAGCGAAGGGGAATACGCCGGAGCAGGAGATTGGCTATTCAAAGGAAAGCCTGAGGAGGTAGTCCTGCAGACCGGTGTGTTTTCAAGGAAAGGAACAGAACGCATTATTCGCTATGCATATGAAGAAGCCCGCAAACAGAAAAAGACCTTAACAAGCATCAGTAAAGCCAATGCACTGAATTATTCCATGGTGTTCTGGGATGAGGTATTTATTGAAGTAGGGAAAGAATATCCGGATGTCAAAACTTACTCCTATTTGGTGGATGCAGCAAGCCTCTACTTTGTTCAGCAGCCGGAAAGATTTGAGATTGTCGTTACCTCCAATTTATTCGGAGACATTCTAACCGATCTGGGTGCTGCGATTACAGGTGGACTCGGGCTGGCTGCGGGAGCGAATATCAATCCTGAAAGGGAGTTTCCGTCCATGTTCGAGCCTATTCACGGATCCGCACCAGACATTGCCGGTAAAGGTCTTGCCAACCCTCTGGCTGCCATCTGGTCCGTCAGCCAGATGATGGATCATTTTGGTGAACCGGCCTGGGGAACCGCCATCCTGAAAACGATGAAAGAACTGCTCCATCACAAGAGTGCACTAACTCCGGATCTTGGCGGGAAAGCTTCAACAGATCAGCTTGGCAATGAATTTATGAATCTTTTAAGCAGTCATGCTCCGGTTACGGTTAAAAGTCCTTCCAGTGGAGTTAAATAA
- a CDS encoding SDR family oxidoreductase, with protein MFSQENQVAVVTGASRGIGREIAGRLASEGAYVYLVDINEEALNETRHELQEKGLAAEVFKADITNEQEVERFFSHIEERHGRADILVNNAGIIRDNLIFKMNADDWDSVMNVHLKGTFLCSKYAQKLMVQNKYGRIINLSSVSALGSRGQANYAAAKAGIQGFTKTLAIELGQYNITVNAIAPGFIMTDMTKAVAERLGISFQELIESKVKQIPVNRAGTPEDIAQAASFFASPASSFISGQVLYVAGGPKA; from the coding sequence TTGTTTAGTCAAGAAAACCAGGTAGCTGTTGTCACTGGCGCAAGCAGGGGGATTGGCAGGGAAATAGCCGGAAGACTGGCCTCGGAAGGTGCCTATGTCTATTTAGTGGACATTAATGAGGAAGCATTAAATGAGACCAGACATGAATTGCAGGAAAAAGGCTTGGCTGCAGAAGTGTTCAAGGCGGATATCACCAATGAACAGGAAGTGGAACGGTTTTTTTCTCATATAGAGGAAAGGCATGGAAGGGCGGACATTTTAGTCAATAATGCCGGAATCATCCGGGATAACCTGATATTTAAAATGAATGCCGATGATTGGGACAGCGTTATGAATGTTCACTTGAAGGGTACTTTCCTTTGCAGTAAATATGCCCAGAAATTAATGGTTCAAAACAAATATGGAAGAATCATCAATCTATCTTCCGTATCAGCCCTGGGAAGCAGGGGGCAGGCCAATTACGCAGCGGCAAAGGCCGGGATTCAGGGTTTTACGAAAACACTGGCTATTGAACTGGGACAATACAATATTACCGTGAATGCCATTGCCCCCGGGTTTATTATGACAGATATGACAAAGGCAGTCGCAGAACGGCTTGGCATTTCCTTTCAGGAATTAATTGAATCCAAAGTAAAGCAAATTCCGGTTAATAGGGCTGGTACACCAGAAGATATCGCACAGGCCGCAAGCTTTTTTGCAAGTCCGGCATCCTCTTTTATTAGCGGTCAGGTCCTGTATGTTGCCGGTGGCCCAAAAGCATAG
- a CDS encoding NAD(P)H-dependent flavin oxidoreductase, with the protein MMQTAVTEMFDIRYPIIQGGLQGLGTSPLVSAVSNAGGLGLITAGSFSSKEEMLEDIESARKLTSKPFGVNIALGIRKPMDEYVEGAIEARVPIVFTSGNNPEKYMESLKANGIKVVHVVPSVRFARKAESIGCDAVVVVGYECGGHPGKEDVTSLTLIQKAVQELSIPVIAAGGFSTGKSALAAFALGAQGVQMGTRFLASRETALHESIKDKLIKLQETDTLLVKKSIGKAMRVMKTERALELLKKEEGGAALEEIFPYISGESYMELIKNGNEHSGVISLGQTIGLINEIKKTEDIIKDIVQEYEQQIEYLYRNFNRQERSYCLVKKTR; encoded by the coding sequence ATGATGCAAACAGCTGTCACAGAGATGTTTGACATCCGCTATCCCATTATCCAAGGGGGGCTTCAAGGGCTTGGAACATCACCGCTTGTTTCCGCGGTATCGAATGCAGGCGGACTCGGCCTTATAACAGCTGGAAGCTTTTCCTCCAAGGAAGAAATGCTCGAGGATATTGAGTCGGCAAGAAAGCTCACATCCAAACCCTTTGGCGTAAATATCGCTCTTGGAATCCGCAAGCCGATGGATGAATATGTGGAAGGGGCAATCGAAGCCCGTGTGCCCATTGTGTTCACCTCTGGAAATAACCCCGAGAAATATATGGAGAGCCTTAAAGCAAACGGAATAAAAGTCGTTCATGTCGTGCCTTCTGTAAGATTTGCCAGAAAAGCGGAATCAATTGGCTGCGATGCAGTGGTCGTGGTTGGATATGAGTGCGGGGGCCATCCGGGCAAAGAGGATGTAACCAGTCTTACCTTGATTCAAAAGGCTGTTCAGGAGCTTTCGATACCTGTCATTGCAGCAGGAGGGTTTTCAACGGGAAAATCTGCTCTTGCTGCTTTTGCTTTAGGGGCACAAGGAGTGCAGATGGGTACAAGGTTTTTGGCTTCCAGGGAAACAGCACTCCATGAGTCAATCAAAGACAAATTGATAAAGCTTCAGGAAACAGATACCCTGCTTGTGAAAAAATCAATCGGGAAAGCCATGAGAGTAATGAAAACAGAGCGTGCGCTGGAGCTGCTGAAAAAGGAAGAAGGCGGAGCAGCTTTAGAGGAGATCTTTCCATATATAAGCGGTGAATCCTATATGGAATTAATTAAAAATGGCAATGAACATTCCGGTGTCATCTCATTAGGACAGACCATCGGATTAATAAATGAAATTAAAAAGACAGAAGACATTATCAAGGATATAGTGCAGGAATACGAACAGCAGATTGAATATTTGTACAGGAATTTTAATAGACAGGAGCGAAGCTATTGTTTAGTCAAGAAAACCAGGTAG
- a CDS encoding PaaI family thioesterase — MTAEHLQKVKTDFENSPFWTFIGLELKELKKGYVLLALPIQKEFINVRNSVHGGIYASVMDTAMGMAGRSLGYDEVATIHLNIQYLKSVMEGTVYSEAEIIHQNRSTVLIEGRLMNEDGELIGHCTGTFKLSIGEKG; from the coding sequence ATGACAGCAGAACATCTGCAGAAAGTGAAAACAGATTTTGAAAACAGCCCGTTTTGGACCTTTATTGGGCTGGAGCTAAAAGAATTAAAAAAAGGCTATGTTCTGCTGGCGCTGCCCATACAGAAAGAGTTCATAAATGTAAGAAATTCTGTCCACGGCGGCATCTATGCATCCGTAATGGATACAGCAATGGGCATGGCAGGCAGGTCGCTGGGATATGATGAGGTTGCGACAATCCATCTAAACATTCAATATCTTAAATCTGTGATGGAAGGAACGGTATACTCCGAAGCAGAGATTATTCATCAGAACCGCAGCACGGTATTAATCGAAGGCAGGCTAATGAATGAAGACGGTGAACTGATTGGACATTGCACCGGAACCTTTAAGCTGTCGATAGGTGAAAAGGGATGA
- a CDS encoding NAD(P)-dependent oxidoreductase gives MNRPHIVQILPMYHADGEDVLNKHAEVKKFTEYNESEICSYLQNNKVDGIILRAPARITPAILDSCHQVKAISGAGVGLDNIDVEYATKMGIPILHAPKLNSTATAEHAVSLLLAVMKKTAYFDRETRSGNFQSRDGEFTLELEGKQLGLIGFGSIAQKAARILVHGFGMKAMAYVRTINADKQQAADRIGVELTTSLENVFSKSDAVSLHIPLTIETDKLVDYNLLSLMKETAVLINTARGGVINEEDLAEALKQNRILGAGIDVFADEPPPPDHPFFQLKQVTMSPHIGGISLEAARKTSMLIAENLILAIQGQKLSVIANRTELTEAGKGLFS, from the coding sequence ATGAACAGACCTCATATTGTTCAGATTCTCCCCATGTATCATGCAGATGGGGAGGATGTACTGAACAAACATGCTGAAGTGAAGAAATTCACCGAATATAACGAATCAGAGATTTGCAGCTACCTTCAGAATAATAAGGTTGATGGAATCATCCTCCGGGCCCCGGCAAGGATTACACCTGCCATTTTGGACAGCTGCCATCAAGTAAAGGCTATTTCTGGAGCTGGAGTGGGCCTTGACAATATAGATGTAGAATATGCAACAAAGATGGGGATACCCATTTTACATGCTCCAAAGCTCAATAGTACGGCAACAGCAGAACATGCAGTGAGCCTGCTCTTAGCGGTAATGAAGAAAACGGCCTATTTTGACAGGGAAACCAGGAGTGGAAACTTTCAGTCGAGGGACGGGGAATTTACTCTTGAATTGGAAGGAAAGCAGCTGGGGCTTATTGGCTTTGGGAGTATAGCGCAAAAAGCTGCCAGGATCTTAGTCCATGGCTTCGGAATGAAAGCTATGGCTTATGTCAGAACAATCAATGCAGATAAACAGCAAGCGGCTGACCGTATAGGAGTGGAACTAACCACTTCTTTAGAAAATGTTTTTTCTAAAAGTGATGCTGTAAGCTTACATATCCCATTAACCATAGAAACAGATAAACTGGTAGATTATAATTTGCTTTCGCTTATGAAAGAAACAGCGGTACTGATAAACACTGCCCGGGGCGGCGTGATCAACGAGGAAGATTTGGCAGAGGCATTGAAACAGAATCGTATTCTGGGTGCAGGGATCGATGTTTTTGCAGATGAGCCCCCGCCTCCTGATCACCCGTTTTTTCAGCTTAAGCAAGTAACCATGAGTCCGCACATTGGCGGGATCAGTCTTGAGGCGGCAAGGAAAACCTCCATGCTGATTGCAGAGAACCTAATACTTGCCATTCAAGGTCAAAAGCTTTCTGTAATAGCCAATCGAACTGAACTGACTGAAGCAGGGAAGGGGTTATTTTCATGA
- a CDS encoding thiolase family protein gives MNQAYIVESVRTAIGRMGGTIKDVPVDHLAEKVIREVLNRSHTGVQVDEVILGQAKQSADTSNLARLAALRAELPIEVTGYTVHRQCGSGLQAINNADMQIRLGYSDVVVAGGAESMSTAPYYIRNARYGFQAGNAQILDPNTESQPCSQPIEKYGNLTMGLTAENLAEKYAISREEQDEFALRSQELAHAAIESGRFEKEIIPVEYKQKRETQLFSVDEHPRSTNIGKLSKLKAVFKENGTVTAGNASGRNDGASVILMMNEAKVNEYGLKPKAKIIAQAVSGVSPEIMGIGPVISTFKALKQCGLSMDDIGLIELNEAFAAQALSVIRESGMDINKVNVNGGAIALGHPIGATGAILMTKLLHEMERRGEKYGLVTLCIGGGQGITTIVENLQVS, from the coding sequence ATGAACCAAGCATATATTGTCGAATCTGTCCGGACAGCAATTGGCAGAATGGGCGGAACGATAAAAGACGTCCCGGTTGATCATCTTGCAGAGAAAGTCATTCGGGAAGTATTGAATCGTTCTCATACGGGTGTACAAGTGGATGAAGTGATCCTTGGCCAAGCCAAGCAAAGTGCGGATACTTCCAATCTTGCGCGTCTGGCCGCCTTAAGGGCGGAGCTGCCTATTGAGGTTACAGGCTACACGGTTCACCGCCAATGCGGATCCGGGCTTCAGGCCATCAATAATGCGGATATGCAAATCAGGCTTGGCTACTCTGATGTAGTCGTGGCCGGAGGAGCTGAAAGCATGAGCACAGCACCTTACTATATCCGGAACGCCCGTTATGGATTCCAGGCCGGAAATGCACAAATTCTGGACCCGAATACCGAAAGCCAGCCTTGTTCCCAGCCAATCGAAAAATACGGGAATCTGACAATGGGATTAACCGCTGAAAACCTGGCTGAGAAGTATGCTATTTCAAGGGAAGAACAGGATGAATTTGCGCTTCGCAGCCAGGAGCTTGCGCATGCAGCCATTGAATCTGGACGTTTTGAAAAGGAAATCATCCCGGTTGAATATAAGCAAAAAAGAGAAACACAGCTTTTTAGTGTGGATGAGCATCCGCGCAGTACAAATATCGGGAAGCTCTCGAAGCTTAAGGCGGTTTTTAAGGAAAATGGAACCGTGACAGCAGGCAATGCCAGCGGCCGCAATGACGGTGCTTCCGTCATTTTGATGATGAATGAAGCGAAAGTAAATGAATATGGCTTAAAGCCAAAAGCAAAAATCATTGCCCAGGCTGTGAGTGGAGTATCACCTGAGATTATGGGGATTGGTCCTGTCATCTCTACATTTAAAGCGTTAAAGCAATGTGGTTTATCGATGGATGACATTGGACTGATAGAGTTGAATGAAGCATTTGCAGCTCAGGCACTTTCTGTCATCCGTGAATCCGGAATGGATATTAATAAGGTGAATGTAAACGGCGGAGCCATTGCTTTAGGCCATCCTATTGGAGCCACAGGAGCCATTCTGATGACAAAGCTTCTTCACGAAATGGAACGGAGAGGCGAAAAATATGGTCTGGTCACTCTTTGTATTGGAGGCGGCCAGGGAATTACCACCATAGTCGAAAACCTTCAAGTTTCATAA